The genomic stretch AGGTGGATTTATCCCGGCACCAATCGAGTGGGTTAAGGCAGTAAGAAAGATTTGTGATGACAATGGAATCTTAATGATTGCAGATGAGGTTCAGTGTGGTAACTGTAGAACAGGTAAGTATTATGCATCTGAGTATTGGGCTGAAGCCGGTGCAGCACCTGATATTATCACAACTGCAAAGTCACTTGGTGCAGGACTTCCAATCTCAGCAATTACTGCAAGAGCAGAGATTATGGATTCAGCACCGGCAGGTACTATCGGTGGTACATTCTGTGGTAACCCTGTTGCAGCGGCTGCAGCACTTGCAGTAATGGATGTTATGAAGCGTGACGATTATGCAGCTAAGGCAAGACACATTGGTGAAACAGTTATGAAGCGTTACAAGGAACTTCAAGAAAAATACGATGTTATCGGTGATGTAAGAGGACTTGGTGCAATGGTTGGTATTGAGTTCGTAAAGGACAGAGAAACTAAAGAACCGGCAACTAAGCTTGTTGCAGACCTTATCCAAAATGCTATCCAAAAGGGACTTCTTCTTGAAAGCTGTGGTACAGCAAGCAACACAGTAAGATTCTTAGCTCCTCTTACAATGACAGATGAGCAGATGGAAAAAGGTCTTGAAATCTTCGAGGAGGCTTTGAAAGAAGCGTTAGAAGTGTAATGTAAATGTGGTTTAACCACAACTAAATTGTGGGAGGATTTATTATGGAACAGAAATCTAAATTTGACAAAGTAATGGGTGCCTGGGACATACTTGTTATTGCATTTGGTGCAATGATAGGTTGGGGCTGGGTAATTAATTCAGGTGACTGGATTACAACTGCCGGATTTATGGGTTCAATGATAGCAATGCTAATCGGTGGTCTTATGGTATTTTTCGTAGGACTTACCTATGCAGAGCTTACTTCAGCAATGCCTCAGTGTGGTGGTGAACATGTATTCAGTTACAGAGCCATGGGGCCTACCGGTTCTTTCGTGTGTACATGGATGATTATATTAGGATATGTGGCTACTGCAGCATTTGAGGCAACTGCACTTCCAACAGTAATTACTTATCTTTTCCCTGATTTTAATCAGGTTTACCTCTATACAATAGCCGGAAAAGATATTTATTTAACAACGGTTCTATTAGGTGTTGGTTTTGCAGTATTAATTACATTTATTAATATCAGAGGTGCTAAGGCAGCAGCTATATTACAGACTGTTCTTACTGCAATTATCTCTATAGCAGGTATTCTTCTTGTAGTTGGTTCTGCAGTTAATGGTGATAGCTCTAATATTACAGGACAAATGTGGGAATCAGGCTCAGGTTCTACTCTTGGTAGTGTATTTAAAGTAGCTTGTATGACACCATTCCTATTTATAGGCTTTGATGTAATTCCACAGGCAGCAGAGGAAATTAATGTGCCATATAAGAAGATTGGTAAAATAATGCTTCTGTCTATTGTATTAGCTGTTGCGTGGTATCTCCTTATCATATTTGCAGTTTGTTACATAATGCCACAGAGTGCAATCGCACAGGAAATGTCATCACAAAACGGACTTGTATCAGCAAAGGCTATTGAAATTGCCTTCAGATCACCACTTATGGGCAAGGTTCTTATTATCGGTGGCTTATGTGGTATTATCACATCATGGAATTCATTCCTAATGGGTGGTAGCCGTGCACTTTACTCAATGGGTGAGTCCCTTATGATTCCTAAAAAGTTTGGTGAATTAGGAAAGCATAAGACTCCAACTGCTGCTATCATTCTTTGTGGTATTGCTTGTGTTGCAGCTCCTTTCTTTGGAAGAGGCGTACTTGTATGGTTAGTTGATGCAGCTTCATTTGGTTGTGTTATTGCTTATATGTTTGTTTCAATTTCATTTTGTATTCTTCGTAAGAAGAAGCCTGAAATGGCAAGACCTTATAAGGTTAAGGCAGGTAAATTTGTTGGATTTATGGCTGTGCTTATGGCCGGTTTTATGGTATTGCTTTACATTGTTCCGGCATCATTCTCAGCAGCACTTGTATGGCAAGAATGGATTGTAGTGGGTATCTGGCTTGCGCTTGGTGTTTTCTTCTATTTCTATTCTAAGAAGAAATATGGCACAGAGTTTGGTCGTGACATTTTCATTGTGGAAGACGGTGGAAAGTCAGAAGAACAGGAAGTTACAGTTCTTCCAAATGCAAAGTATCCAAACAGACATTTTGTTATTACTGTTGGTTGTGAATACGGAAGTGGTGGACCACAGATTGCCAAGATGGTTGCCGACAAATTAGGAATTGAGTATTATAACAGAGACCTTGTTGATAAGGTTGTTGCACAGATTGGTGTTGATAAGGGACTTGTAGAAGAGGCAGATACAAAGAAAGGTGTTAGATATGCATTTGATACATCATATGGTGTAAGATATGCAAACCTTTCTAACAGAGTTATTGATGCCCAGTTCCAGGCAATTAATAATTTTGCCAATAAGTCATCATGTGTTATTGTTGGTCGAAGCAGTGACTACATTTTAAGAAACAGAAACGATGTTCTCAATGTATTTATATATGCACCTCAGGAAGATGAAATTGCTGAGGTTATGAAAGAAAAAGGTCTTAAGAATATGCATAAGGCTAAAGAAGAATGGGAGTCTGTTGATAAAGCACAACATGCAAGACATGAGTACATTACAGGTAAGAAGCGTGGCGACAGACATACACGAAGTATGCTTATCGACAGTAGTATCTTAGGCTGGGATGAAACAGCTGATGTGATTATTGATATGATTGACCGTAAGTTTCAGCAAGAAGATGCAATGCAGTTAAAGAAGGAGGCTTAATCATATGAAGGGCTTTTCTATAAAGACAGAAATACAGGAATATGATACATTTGAACAGTTTGCAGATGATGCTGAAATCGGTGAGAATGACCTTGTGTTATGTGGAGAACATACCTTTAACAAATATATTGCTCCACTTAACACAGGTGTCCAGACGCTTTTCCGTGAAAAATACGGCAAAGGCGAACCAACTGACGGTATGGTTGATGAAATTCTTAATGAACTTCGTGATAAGACATATAACCGTATAATTGCAGTTGGTGGTGGTACAGTTATTGATATTGCAAAGGTTGTTGCCGTTGCAGAAAATGACGACACTGTTGATGATCTTTATGATAAGGTAGGAAGTCTTAGCAAGGTTCACCCTCTTATTATTGTTCCCACAACATGCGGAACAGGAAGTGAAGTCACTAATATTTCAGTAATCAATCGTGTCAGTAAAGGTGTAAAAATGGGTCTGGCAGATCCGGCAATGCTTGCCGATAGTGCAGTTATGATAACTAATATGCTTGACTCACTTCCATATAAGATATTTGCAACTTCTTCAATAGATGCAATGGTTCACAGTGTTGAATCATTCCTAAGTCCTAATGGTTGCAGTATTTCAAGAATTTTTTCAACAGAAGCACTTAAGACTATTTTAAAATGTTGGAAAAAATCCGTAGAAACCAAAGGTGAGGATGCATGGAAAACTTATGCAGCAGATTTCTTAAAAGCATCTAACTGGGCAGGACTTGGATTTGGCTATGCTGGTTGTGCAGCAGTTCATGCCTGTGCTTACCCTTTAGGCTCTGTGTATCATATACCTCATGGACAGTCAAACCAGCTTATGTTTAAGGATGTTATGAAGATGTATAAAAAGATTAAGCCAACAGGCAGAATCAATGACCTTGAAACTATTATCGCAGAAAGTCTTTCAGTAACACCTGAAAATGCACTTGAAGAACTTTATTCACTTATGGATAAAGTGCTGGAAAGTGCACCACTTGAAGAATTTGGTGTAAAAAAATCTGACCTTCCAATATTCGCAAAGGATGTAATTAAGACTCAGCAAAGACTCCTAAAGAATAATTATGTAGAGCTTAGTGAGGAGCAGATACTTGAAATATACAAATCTGCATACTAGTAATTGTTTAAATTTACATTCATAATAAAACTATCCCTAAAAACACGGCGTGTCAGTTTTCCGGCATGCCGTGTTTTTATGTAATTTTGCTAAAAAAGAAACAGACACCAACTTTTTACAGTTGATGTCTGTTTTTATGTATCATCATTCTTCTGTTGATGATATTTCTTCAATTTTCTTAACTTCTTTATCTTTCTTCTTATCGGATAAAGGAGTCATAGACTTTGCACAAATCATCATTGTTGATGCATTGTGAAGTAAAGCTGAAAGGGAAGGAGTAATAACACCCATAAAACCAAGTAAAAGTAGGGAAGAATTAAACCCTAAAATAAATCTGTAGTTCTTATGAATTCTCTCCATCAATTCTTTACTTAAAATTCTAATTCTAGCCAGCTGATTTAGTGAAGAATCCTTAATAGTAATATCAGCAGTTTCTCTTGCAATATCTGATGCGTCATTCATCGCAACAGAAACATTAGCAGCAGCCAAAGCCGGTGTATCGTTAATACCACCATCAACCATAATTACACAGTGACCTTTATCTTTCAAATCTTCTATATAATCTTGCTAATCTTTGTGTTTGAAGAAAGTTCTCTTACTTTTACAACAACAGAACCTTCTTCAATTACTGTACCGGCATATACAGAAGTATCGGCAACCTTCATTACCGGTAGAGATTCACCTGTAATAGATGCCTCATTAACTGTAGCTTCACCATCTGTAACAATACCGTCAATAGGGATAACATTACCTGTATGAATACGGATTTCATCCCCAACCTGTAGTTCAGTAATAGGTATCTCAACATCTTCACCGGAAGTCACAAGCCATACCTTGTCAGTCTTAATAACTAGGCTATCAGTCAAAACAGCCTTAGTTCTTTCTCTGGTATATTTTTCAAGTAAACCTGAAATTGATAGTAAGAACATAACTGTACTTGCAGTTTTAAAGTTCTTTCTTGCAAAACAAGCGACAATAGATGCACTGTCCAGTACATCAACATTTAACTTACATTCACTAAGTGCTTTTAAGCCATTTTTAATGTACTTAGCACCATTGTAAATAGTAAGTGCTGTGGCAATAGGATTAGGCACAAATGCTTTGAAAAATACTCTCTTTAAAGCAATTTTAAGTAAACTGTCTTTGAATTCTTTATCAATTTCTTTTATGCCATATTCTCTTTACAATTGTTTTATTACAACACCTAAAAATAGTCAAGATTTTACAATTATTTTTATAATTTTTATGTTACTATTTTTGATTGTTTTTACATATAGATTATGTTATTATATTACTTGATTAAAGTAATGATTTAAGAACAGAAAGAGGAAACATTATGATGATATTACAAGTGTTTTTACTGCTTGTTGGCTTTTTGCTACTTGTAAAAGGTGCTGATTGGTTTGTAGAGGGTGCTGCAAGTATTGCGAAGAAAATGGGAATACCTCAGTTAGTAGTAGGTCTTACTATTGTTGCAATGGGTACAAGTATGCCTGAAGCAGCAGTTAGTATTACTGCTGCAATAAGTGGCAATGCCGGAATTACTATAGGTAATGTTGTAGGCAGTAATATTATGAATATATTGATTATTCTGGGTATTACTTCAGTTATAACAAGTGTTGCTATCCAAAAGTCAACATTATATTATGAAATACCCTTTATGATAGGCATTACTGTTATAATGATGATATTTGGTTTTACCGATTCAAAAATTACTTTCTTTGAAAGTGTAATTCTTTGTATATTGTTTATTGCATTTTTAGGCTATCTGTTTTATATGGCTAAGAAAGGCTCACCAACCGAAGAAGAAACTGCAAAAGATTTTCCGGTATGGAAATGCCTTTTACTTATGGTGATAGGTGGTATTATGGTAGTAAAGGGTAGTGATTTTGCTGTAGATGGTGCATCTTATATAGCTAAATATTTTGGACTAAGTGATAGACTTATCGGATTAACTATTGTAGCCTTTGGTACTTCATTACCTGAACTTGTAACATCAATTACAGCAGCAAAGAAAGGAAATGTTGATATTGCTATTGGTAATATAGTAGGTAGTAATATCTTTAATATATTATTTGTAATAGGTATAACCGGTCTTATCTGTGATGTACCATTTGAAAGCAAGTTTATGATTGATACTTGTGTAGCTATTGGTGCAGGTGTACTTCTTTGGCTTGGTACAATTAAGCATAAAGAACTTAGACGACCTTGTGGTATATTAATGTTACTTTGTTATGCCGGATATTTTGCTTACTTATGTGTTAAGTAACTTTTCAAAATAAAATATGAATGAAAATAAGGTATCTCACAAACTTTAGTAAGTAAGTGAGATACCTTTTTACATAACTATATTTATAAGAAA from Ruminococcus bovis encodes the following:
- a CDS encoding calcium/sodium antiporter is translated as MMILQVFLLLVGFLLLVKGADWFVEGAASIAKKMGIPQLVVGLTIVAMGTSMPEAAVSITAAISGNAGITIGNVVGSNIMNILIILGITSVITSVAIQKSTLYYEIPFMIGITVIMMIFGFTDSKITFFESVILCILFIAFLGYLFYMAKKGSPTEEETAKDFPVWKCLLLMVIGGIMVVKGSDFAVDGASYIAKYFGLSDRLIGLTIVAFGTSLPELVTSITAAKKGNVDIAIGNIVGSNIFNILFVIGITGLICDVPFESKFMIDTCVAIGAGVLLWLGTIKHKELRRPCGILMLLCYAGYFAYLCVK
- a CDS encoding iron-containing alcohol dehydrogenase, with the translated sequence MKGFSIKTEIQEYDTFEQFADDAEIGENDLVLCGEHTFNKYIAPLNTGVQTLFREKYGKGEPTDGMVDEILNELRDKTYNRIIAVGGGTVIDIAKVVAVAENDDTVDDLYDKVGSLSKVHPLIIVPTTCGTGSEVTNISVINRVSKGVKMGLADPAMLADSAVMITNMLDSLPYKIFATSSIDAMVHSVESFLSPNGCSISRIFSTEALKTILKCWKKSVETKGEDAWKTYAADFLKASNWAGLGFGYAGCAAVHACAYPLGSVYHIPHGQSNQLMFKDVMKMYKKIKPTGRINDLETIIAESLSVTPENALEELYSLMDKVLESAPLEEFGVKKSDLPIFAKDVIKTQQRLLKNNYVELSEEQILEIYKSAY
- a CDS encoding P-type ATPase yields the protein MPNPIATALTIYNGAKYIKNGLKALSECKLNVDVLDSASIVACFARKNFKTASTVMFLLSISGLLEKYTRERTKAVLTDSLVIKTDKVWLVTSGEDVEIPITELQVGDEIRIHTGNVIPIDGIVTDGEATVNEASITGESLPVMKVADTSVYAGTVIEEGSVVVKVRELSSNTKISKII
- a CDS encoding amino acid permease, which produces MEQKSKFDKVMGAWDILVIAFGAMIGWGWVINSGDWITTAGFMGSMIAMLIGGLMVFFVGLTYAELTSAMPQCGGEHVFSYRAMGPTGSFVCTWMIILGYVATAAFEATALPTVITYLFPDFNQVYLYTIAGKDIYLTTVLLGVGFAVLITFINIRGAKAAAILQTVLTAIISIAGILLVVGSAVNGDSSNITGQMWESGSGSTLGSVFKVACMTPFLFIGFDVIPQAAEEINVPYKKIGKIMLLSIVLAVAWYLLIIFAVCYIMPQSAIAQEMSSQNGLVSAKAIEIAFRSPLMGKVLIIGGLCGIITSWNSFLMGGSRALYSMGESLMIPKKFGELGKHKTPTAAIILCGIACVAAPFFGRGVLVWLVDAASFGCVIAYMFVSISFCILRKKKPEMARPYKVKAGKFVGFMAVLMAGFMVLLYIVPASFSAALVWQEWIVVGIWLALGVFFYFYSKKKYGTEFGRDIFIVEDGGKSEEQEVTVLPNAKYPNRHFVITVGCEYGSGGPQIAKMVADKLGIEYYNRDLVDKVVAQIGVDKGLVEEADTKKGVRYAFDTSYGVRYANLSNRVIDAQFQAINNFANKSSCVIVGRSSDYILRNRNDVLNVFIYAPQEDEIAEVMKEKGLKNMHKAKEEWESVDKAQHARHEYITGKKRGDRHTRSMLIDSSILGWDETADVIIDMIDRKFQQEDAMQLKKEA